From Riemerella anatipestifer ATCC 11845 = DSM 15868, a single genomic window includes:
- a CDS encoding class I SAM-dependent methyltransferase, which produces MECLQRKEVKDFIEAHLEEDVMKILLKKTIFEGVNNQDLVQQIEGRRIARKKFPFLDRSGILFPPHLNLEQSSSQSTASFKGEWFSGNNFLDLTSGFGIDAFFLSQNFKKVTLVEQNSSLLSLVEHNWTELGREADFINTNLETFLENNQKLYDLVYLDPARRDNNKNKKFLLEDLSPNILEIKNQLLEISPKVLVKLSPLIDIKYLISVLSHIVSIDVIAVKNEVKEVLVLMDRSVAENTFPLCRCFNLETNEPDFSFIIKDEENTQVYFSEAKKYLYIPNGAILKSGAFKSVARKYQLNKLHINTHLYTSEEKILDFPGRVLEVEEVSSKEIKKGEQYNLVSKNYPLNPVEIKKKYKLKDGGQNYLIFTQTIKGKVILRSK; this is translated from the coding sequence ATGGAATGTCTACAGAGAAAGGAAGTGAAAGATTTTATAGAAGCACACCTCGAAGAAGATGTGATGAAAATTCTTTTAAAAAAAACGATTTTTGAAGGAGTTAATAATCAAGATTTAGTTCAGCAGATAGAAGGGCGTAGGATAGCTCGTAAAAAATTCCCTTTTTTGGATAGAAGTGGTATTTTGTTTCCTCCTCATCTTAATTTAGAACAATCCTCTTCGCAATCTACGGCTTCTTTTAAAGGAGAATGGTTTAGTGGAAATAACTTTTTGGATTTAACTAGTGGCTTCGGGATAGATGCTTTTTTTCTGTCTCAAAACTTTAAAAAAGTAACTCTTGTGGAGCAAAATAGCTCTCTTTTATCATTAGTTGAACATAATTGGACGGAACTTGGTAGAGAGGCTGATTTCATCAATACAAATCTGGAAACTTTTTTAGAAAATAACCAAAAGCTGTATGACTTGGTCTATTTAGACCCTGCTAGAAGAGATAATAATAAAAATAAAAAATTTCTTTTAGAGGATTTATCGCCTAATATCTTAGAGATTAAAAATCAACTTTTGGAGATTTCTCCAAAGGTGTTGGTTAAACTTTCTCCTCTTATTGATATTAAATACTTGATTTCCGTTTTGTCTCATATCGTTTCCATAGATGTTATAGCGGTAAAAAATGAAGTAAAAGAAGTTTTAGTTTTGATGGACAGAAGTGTGGCAGAAAATACTTTTCCACTTTGCAGATGCTTTAATTTAGAAACAAATGAACCTGATTTTTCGTTCATTATAAAAGATGAAGAGAATACTCAAGTCTATTTTTCTGAAGCGAAGAAATATCTGTATATTCCTAATGGGGCTATACTTAAATCGGGAGCATTCAAGAGTGTTGCAAGAAAATATCAACTGAATAAGCTACATATTAACACACACCTCTATACTTCGGAAGAAAAAATATTAGATTTTCCAGGGCGAGTTTTGGAGGTAGAAGAGGTTTCATCTAAGGAAATAAAAAAAGGAGAGCAGTATAACCTTGTTTCAAAAAATTATCCGCTAAATCCAGTGGAAATTAAGAAAAAATATAAACTTAAAGATGGGGGGCAGAACTATCTTATTTTTACTCAAACCATAAAAGGTAAAGTGATTTTGAGGTCTAAATAA
- a CDS encoding aminotransferase class I/II-fold pyridoxal phosphate-dependent enzyme, translating into MDIFDRIKQNPGPLGQFADYGEGYFVFPKLEGPIGPRMKFQGKEVIFWSANDYLGLCNHPEVKEADAKAAEEYGMFYPMGARAMSGETPYHQQLEQELAEFVGKEASYLLNFGYQGMVSIIDALVSKNDVIVYDVDSHACIIDGVRLHMGKRFTYRHNDIESVEKNLQRATKVAEETGGGILLITEGVFGMRGQQGKLKEIAALKKKYKFRMLVDDAHGFGTLGKTGAGAGEEQGCQDEIDVYFSTFAKSMAGFGAFVAGDKEIIRYLKYNMRSQIFAKSLTMPMVIGGLKRLELLRSRPEIKAKLWENVNKLQNGLKERGFNLGDTNTCVTPVFIEGSPVEATLLVKDLRENYGIFTSVVVYPVIPKGMILLRLIPTASHTDAEINETIAAFEAIHDKLVKGYYKEQEKQLLEEKGFSFKPL; encoded by the coding sequence ATGGATATTTTTGATAGAATAAAACAAAATCCTGGTCCACTTGGTCAGTTTGCTGATTATGGAGAAGGCTATTTTGTGTTCCCAAAATTAGAAGGTCCTATAGGTCCTAGAATGAAATTTCAGGGTAAAGAAGTTATTTTTTGGAGTGCAAACGACTATTTAGGGCTTTGCAATCACCCAGAAGTAAAAGAAGCTGATGCCAAAGCAGCAGAGGAATACGGTATGTTTTACCCTATGGGAGCTAGAGCAATGTCTGGCGAAACGCCTTATCACCAGCAGTTGGAGCAAGAGTTGGCAGAGTTTGTAGGTAAAGAGGCTTCTTATTTGCTAAACTTTGGCTATCAAGGTATGGTATCCATTATAGATGCTTTGGTATCAAAAAATGATGTTATTGTTTACGATGTAGACTCTCACGCTTGTATTATAGACGGAGTTCGCCTTCATATGGGTAAGAGATTTACTTATCGCCACAATGATATAGAAAGTGTAGAGAAAAACCTACAAAGAGCTACAAAAGTAGCAGAAGAAACAGGTGGCGGTATTTTGCTGATTACAGAAGGTGTTTTCGGTATGAGAGGACAGCAAGGTAAACTGAAAGAAATAGCCGCTCTTAAAAAGAAATATAAATTTAGAATGTTGGTGGACGATGCTCACGGTTTTGGTACATTAGGTAAAACAGGAGCTGGAGCTGGAGAAGAGCAAGGGTGTCAAGATGAGATAGATGTTTATTTCTCTACTTTTGCAAAATCTATGGCAGGTTTTGGAGCGTTTGTAGCAGGAGATAAGGAGATTATCCGTTATTTAAAGTACAATATGCGTTCTCAAATTTTTGCAAAATCCCTTACTATGCCTATGGTTATAGGAGGTTTGAAAAGATTGGAGCTACTTAGAAGTCGTCCAGAGATTAAAGCTAAACTTTGGGAAAATGTAAATAAATTACAAAACGGTCTTAAAGAAAGAGGCTTTAATCTAGGAGATACCAATACTTGTGTAACGCCTGTATTTATAGAGGGAAGCCCTGTGGAGGCTACCCTATTGGTAAAAGATTTAAGAGAGAATTATGGTATCTTTACTTCCGTAGTAGTTTATCCTGTGATTCCTAAAGGAATGATTTTACTAAGACTTATCCCTACGGCTTCTCATACAGATGCTGAAATTAACGAAACTATTGCAGCGTTTGAAGCGATACACGATAAGTTGGTAAAAGGTTACTACAAGGAGCAAGAAAAACAACTTTTGGAAGAAAAAGGTTTTTCATTTAAACCTCTATAA
- a CDS encoding GIN domain-containing protein: MKNLKNWILLFLTLFVASVYSQKVNLTNAPTKTQTFDVASFNQLKVQSNIGVKLVKSNQEKVEVTSNALDYLTVVSSNGVLTLKYKPNTSLKNAKTKAIVYTKNINKMELSGASSVESQDTFSTSDIRMNGASNVSGNFNAKNINLSCSGASNFKGNLNADSTTIEISGASNTSGTITAKSAKIEASGASNINSQINATNVTTLEVSGASKAVLKGSSNKIIANASGASKIDLSDLSYSSIEKESHSMSKIISK; encoded by the coding sequence ATGAAAAATTTAAAAAATTGGATCTTATTGTTCCTTACCTTGTTTGTAGCTAGTGTGTATTCGCAGAAAGTAAATCTCACCAACGCTCCTACCAAAACCCAAACGTTTGATGTAGCTAGTTTTAATCAGCTCAAAGTTCAGTCCAATATAGGAGTTAAATTAGTAAAGTCTAATCAGGAGAAAGTAGAGGTAACTTCTAACGCTTTAGATTACCTTACCGTTGTTTCTAGTAATGGTGTGCTTACATTAAAATACAAGCCTAACACCTCTCTAAAAAATGCTAAAACCAAAGCCATCGTCTATACCAAAAACATCAACAAAATGGAATTGAGCGGTGCTTCTTCGGTAGAAAGTCAAGATACATTCAGTACTAGTGATATTCGTATGAACGGAGCCTCTAATGTTTCTGGAAACTTTAATGCTAAAAACATCAACCTTAGTTGCAGTGGTGCAAGTAACTTTAAAGGCAACCTAAATGCCGATAGCACTACCATTGAAATCAGTGGTGCAAGTAACACTTCTGGAACTATTACCGCTAAGAGTGCTAAAATTGAAGCGAGCGGAGCGTCTAACATCAATAGTCAAATAAACGCTACCAATGTAACTACTTTGGAAGTTTCTGGTGCTTCTAAAGCCGTTCTAAAAGGAAGTTCTAACAAAATAATAGCTAATGCTAGTGGAGCTTCTAAAATAGATTTGTCTGACTTGTCTTACAGCAGTATAGAAAAAGAAAGCCACTCTATGAGTAAAATAATCTCTAAGTAA
- a CDS encoding sulfate/molybdate ABC transporter ATP-binding protein has product MFLEIKNLSFSYHSERSIFTNFNWSFEKGKIIAIAGESGCGKSTLLSLIYGLIDWQEGHIYFEGKPLFGPKANIVPGEKEMKLVAQNYDLMPYGTVYDNVGKFISNINLEEKKNKVNQLLDIVGLSNEIDKKPKFLSGGQQQRVAIARALSLLPKLLLLDEPFSNLDVSRTIDIRKKLFDYVKEQNITLLISTHDLQEVMPWLDEILILKDGQIVQNGTPQELYKKPSNSYVAKLFGEVNILTEQEKEILQCSKNFYYPNEIKESPNGTYTATVLESRFSGGFYWNKIDIMNVELIMYSEEELTAKKISVSLD; this is encoded by the coding sequence ATGTTTTTAGAAATAAAGAATCTATCTTTTTCGTATCATTCGGAACGCTCTATTTTCACTAATTTCAATTGGAGTTTTGAGAAAGGGAAAATTATTGCCATAGCTGGAGAAAGCGGTTGCGGAAAATCCACTCTCCTAAGCCTTATTTATGGTCTTATAGATTGGCAAGAAGGGCACATCTATTTTGAAGGCAAACCCTTATTTGGTCCAAAAGCCAACATTGTCCCTGGTGAAAAAGAAATGAAACTGGTAGCTCAAAACTACGATTTGATGCCCTACGGAACGGTGTATGATAATGTGGGTAAATTTATTTCTAACATCAATCTTGAAGAGAAAAAAAATAAAGTCAATCAACTTTTGGACATTGTGGGTCTTAGTAATGAAATAGATAAAAAGCCCAAATTCCTCAGTGGTGGACAGCAACAGAGAGTTGCCATTGCAAGAGCCCTCTCTCTATTACCGAAACTCTTGCTACTAGACGAACCTTTCAGTAATTTAGATGTCTCTAGAACAATAGATATTAGAAAAAAACTGTTTGATTATGTTAAAGAACAAAACATCACGCTTCTAATCTCTACCCACGATTTACAGGAGGTGATGCCTTGGTTAGATGAAATTTTAATTTTAAAAGATGGACAAATTGTTCAAAATGGCACACCACAAGAGCTATATAAAAAGCCTAGCAACAGCTATGTTGCCAAATTATTTGGAGAAGTAAATATCCTAACCGAACAAGAAAAAGAAATTCTACAATGTTCTAAAAACTTCTATTATCCTAACGAAATCAAAGAATCCCCAAACGGAACATACACCGCCACAGTGCTAGAAAGCAGATTTTCTGGAGGATTCTATTGGAACAAAATTGATATTATGAATGTAGAACTCATTATGTACTCCGAAGAGGAATTAACTGCAAAAAAAATCAGTGTAAGCCTAGATTAA
- a CDS encoding dipeptidase, giving the protein MQETQNYIQNHKKRFLDELIELLKIASISADPAYNQDVLNCAEEVAKHLANAGADAVEVCETKGYPIVFGEKIIDPSLPTVLVYGHYDVQPPDPLELWESGPFEPVVKETPLHPEGAIFARGAADDKGQFFMHLKAFEAMMKTNVLPCNVKFIIEGEEEVGSASLADFLKENQSKLSCDVILISDTGLYSMEQPTVTTGLRGLSYVEVEVEGPNRDLHSGLYGGAVPNPINVLSKMIGSLIDDKGRITVEGFYDNVEIVSLEERAEMNKLKDDVESFKKSIGLNGIQGEEGYTTLERTSIRPTLDVNGMWGGYIGEGAKTVIPSKAFAKISMRLVPNQTPEEITEKFVNHFKKIAPDSVKVKVTPHHGGMPYVLKSDTNEFLAAKKAMEKAFGKEVLPFRSGGSIPITALFEEVLGAKCVLMGFGLDTDAIHSPNEHYGLYNFYKGIESIPYFFQYYTEMKTK; this is encoded by the coding sequence ATGCAAGAAACACAAAATTACATTCAAAACCACAAGAAAAGATTTTTAGACGAACTTATAGAATTGCTTAAAATAGCTTCTATTAGTGCAGACCCAGCTTATAATCAAGATGTGCTTAACTGTGCTGAAGAGGTAGCAAAACACCTAGCTAATGCGGGAGCGGATGCGGTTGAGGTGTGTGAGACCAAAGGTTATCCTATTGTATTTGGTGAGAAAATTATAGACCCATCACTTCCTACGGTATTGGTTTATGGGCATTACGATGTGCAGCCACCAGACCCTTTGGAATTGTGGGAAAGTGGTCCTTTTGAGCCTGTAGTTAAAGAAACTCCGTTGCACCCAGAAGGAGCAATTTTTGCAAGAGGAGCGGCAGACGATAAAGGTCAGTTTTTTATGCATTTAAAGGCATTTGAAGCGATGATGAAGACTAATGTTCTCCCTTGTAATGTTAAATTTATCATAGAAGGAGAAGAGGAAGTTGGTTCGGCTAGCTTGGCGGATTTCCTTAAAGAAAACCAATCTAAACTGTCTTGTGATGTTATTCTGATTTCGGATACAGGGCTTTACTCTATGGAGCAACCTACGGTAACTACGGGGCTTAGAGGTCTTAGCTATGTGGAAGTAGAGGTAGAAGGTCCTAACCGAGATTTACATTCTGGACTTTATGGAGGGGCTGTTCCTAACCCTATCAATGTATTGTCTAAAATGATAGGTAGTCTTATAGACGACAAAGGGAGAATAACAGTGGAAGGTTTCTATGATAATGTTGAAATAGTTTCCCTTGAGGAAAGAGCGGAAATGAATAAGTTGAAAGACGATGTAGAGTCTTTTAAAAAGTCCATTGGGCTTAATGGCATACAAGGAGAAGAAGGCTATACGACTTTGGAGAGAACTTCTATTAGACCAACCTTAGATGTTAATGGTATGTGGGGAGGTTATATTGGAGAAGGTGCCAAAACGGTAATACCATCTAAGGCATTTGCTAAAATTTCAATGAGGTTAGTACCTAACCAAACACCAGAAGAAATTACGGAGAAATTTGTAAATCACTTTAAGAAAATAGCACCAGATAGCGTTAAAGTGAAAGTAACGCCGCATCACGGGGGAATGCCTTATGTCTTAAAGAGCGATACCAATGAGTTTTTAGCTGCTAAAAAAGCAATGGAGAAAGCTTTTGGAAAAGAGGTTTTGCCGTTTAGAAGTGGTGGTAGTATCCCAATTACGGCGTTGTTTGAGGAAGTTTTAGGAGCTAAATGTGTATTGATGGGCTTTGGTTTAGATACAGATGCAATACATTCTCCTAACGAACATTATGGCTTGTATAACTTCTATAAGGGGATAGAAAGTATTCCGTATTTCTTTCAATACTATACAGAGATGAAAACTAAGTAA
- a CDS encoding shikimate kinase, whose protein sequence is MIISLIGYMGSGKSLISKKLSEKINFNLLDLDKVISEQEMREIPQIFKEKGEIYFRKREKEILEHLLNTQKSTILSLGGGTPVYYNNIDVINALSESIYLRTSVKNLHKRLIKEKSSRPLIAHIKDNDQLLEFIAKHLFERQAYYSKAKYIVDTDDKSPDEIADEIISLLNLQHH, encoded by the coding sequence ATGATTATTTCTCTAATAGGCTACATGGGAAGCGGTAAATCACTAATTTCCAAAAAATTATCAGAAAAAATAAATTTTAATTTATTAGACCTAGATAAGGTAATTTCTGAGCAAGAAATGAGAGAAATCCCTCAAATTTTTAAAGAAAAGGGTGAAATTTATTTCAGAAAAAGAGAAAAAGAAATCTTAGAACACCTACTCAACACTCAAAAATCCACTATCCTTAGTTTGGGAGGTGGCACACCTGTTTATTATAATAACATAGATGTCATTAACGCCCTTTCTGAAAGTATTTATCTAAGAACTTCTGTAAAAAATCTTCATAAAAGGTTAATAAAAGAAAAAAGCAGCCGACCACTTATCGCTCATATAAAAGACAATGACCAACTGCTAGAATTTATTGCAAAACACTTGTTTGAAAGACAAGCCTACTACTCAAAAGCAAAATATATTGTAGATACTGATGATAAATCTCCCGACGAAATCGCAGATGAAATTATTAGTCTTCTAAATCTTCAGCATCATTAA
- a CDS encoding RNA-binding S4 domain-containing protein, which yields MRIDKFLWSVRFFKTRSIAAEEIKKNRVSVGEQVAKPSREVMEGDIIKIRKNQIDYKIKVIQIPKSRIGAKLVPLHIKDMTDKEQYEILKMRKLSQDYYRQKGEGRPTKKDRRDMTEFINTDDETFFDEDDWDSFFNDAEDLED from the coding sequence ATGAGAATAGATAAATTTTTGTGGAGTGTGAGGTTTTTTAAGACAAGAAGTATTGCGGCAGAAGAAATAAAAAAGAATAGAGTTTCGGTGGGAGAGCAAGTTGCAAAGCCTTCTAGAGAAGTGATGGAGGGCGATATAATTAAAATTAGAAAAAATCAAATTGATTATAAAATAAAGGTAATTCAAATCCCTAAAAGTAGGATAGGAGCTAAGTTAGTTCCACTTCATATCAAAGATATGACAGATAAAGAGCAATACGAAATCCTAAAAATGCGAAAATTATCACAGGACTACTATCGCCAAAAAGGAGAGGGAAGACCTACAAAGAAAGACCGTAGAGATATGACCGAATTTATTAACACAGACGATGAGACTTTCTTTGATGAAGACGATTGGGATTCGTTTTTTAATGATGCTGAAGATTTAGAAGACTAA
- a CDS encoding zinc ribbon domain-containing protein YjdM, with product MSEVVLCPKCGSEFTYPQDDLMVCSQCFHEWNPAEVSVSDGEKILDSNGNELQDGDTVVVIKDLPVKGAPKPVKAGTKVKNIRLNYDSDHNISCKIDGFGAMGLKSEFVRKA from the coding sequence ATGAGTGAAGTAGTTTTATGTCCTAAATGTGGTTCAGAGTTTACTTATCCACAAGATGATTTGATGGTGTGTTCACAATGTTTTCACGAGTGGAATCCTGCGGAGGTTTCTGTTTCTGATGGAGAGAAAATATTAGATTCTAATGGTAATGAGTTGCAAGATGGTGATACTGTGGTAGTAATAAAAGATTTGCCAGTAAAAGGAGCGCCAAAACCAGTAAAGGCAGGGACTAAAGTGAAGAATATCAGACTAAATTATGATAGCGACCATAATATCAGTTGTAAAATAGACGGATTTGGAGCTATGGGCTTAAAGTCAGAGTTTGTAAGAAAGGCTTAA
- the recG gene encoding ATP-dependent DNA helicase RecG — protein sequence MTLETSIEYLKGVGPERAKLIKNLLGISTVEDLLTFYPIRYLDKSRLYRVADLQKNADVEMQLKGKIRELQEVVYGKGQKRLSAKFYDETGVIELVWFRYTKWMVEQMPINKEVFIFGKVNWFNGVFSMPHPEIELDEKKALSETLLPIYSGSEKLIKRGVNNKFFQTIIREVIKQASFFLEENLPSNILSSLKLIGRREAYQNIHFPQNISWINEANKRLKFEEAFFFQLGYGLKKQYQKVSNVGIPFPLVGDYFNNFYQNKLPFELTNAQKRVLKEIRNDMKKPIQMNRLLQGDVGSGKTMVALLSMLLALDNGTQACLMAPTEILAQQHYNSIVQLLEGTGIEIRLLTGSTKKSERKDIHEGLESGRLSILVGTHAILEDAVKFKNLGLGIIDEQHRFGVAQRAKLWSKNKIPPHILIMTATPIPRTLAMSFYSDLDVSVIDELPTGRKPIITAHRREKDRLSVYQFAKEEIQKGRQIYFVYPLIEESETLDYKNLMEGFEIVLDYFKDYEVTMLHGKMKPHEKDEAMNYFASGKAQIMVATTVIEVGVNVPNASVMVIESAERFGLSQLHQLRGRVGRGAEQSYCILMSSDKLSTEGRKRIKTMCETNDGFKISEVDMQLRGPGDILGTQQSGIVDFKKLDLTKDASVIKVAQKIVTLLVQSDPNLTHPAHAQLRNYYIKQYKGKNKWGKIS from the coding sequence TTGACTTTAGAAACTTCCATAGAATACCTTAAAGGAGTAGGTCCAGAGCGGGCAAAACTCATCAAAAATCTGCTGGGAATAAGTACAGTGGAAGATTTGCTTACATTCTATCCAATAAGATATTTAGATAAAAGCCGACTGTATAGAGTAGCAGATTTGCAGAAAAATGCAGATGTAGAGATGCAGTTAAAGGGTAAGATAAGAGAATTGCAGGAGGTGGTTTATGGTAAGGGACAAAAACGATTGTCTGCAAAATTCTACGATGAAACAGGCGTGATAGAACTGGTTTGGTTTAGATATACCAAATGGATGGTGGAGCAGATGCCTATCAATAAAGAAGTATTTATTTTTGGTAAGGTCAATTGGTTTAATGGAGTTTTTTCTATGCCTCATCCAGAGATAGAGCTGGACGAAAAAAAAGCTCTGTCTGAAACTCTATTACCCATCTATTCAGGGAGTGAAAAGCTTATTAAAAGAGGGGTTAATAATAAATTTTTCCAAACTATTATCAGGGAGGTTATTAAACAGGCTTCGTTCTTTTTAGAAGAAAATTTGCCGAGTAATATCCTTAGTTCGCTTAAACTAATTGGTAGAAGAGAAGCTTATCAAAATATCCATTTTCCTCAAAATATAAGTTGGATAAATGAGGCTAATAAACGCCTGAAATTTGAGGAAGCCTTTTTCTTTCAGCTAGGATATGGTCTTAAAAAACAATATCAAAAAGTATCCAATGTAGGAATTCCCTTTCCGTTAGTGGGAGATTATTTTAATAATTTTTATCAAAATAAATTACCTTTTGAACTCACTAACGCCCAAAAGCGAGTTCTAAAAGAAATTAGAAATGATATGAAAAAGCCTATCCAAATGAACAGGCTTTTGCAGGGCGATGTAGGTTCGGGTAAAACTATGGTGGCGTTGCTTTCAATGCTATTGGCGTTGGATAATGGGACGCAGGCGTGCCTTATGGCTCCCACGGAAATTTTGGCTCAACAACATTATAATAGCATCGTTCAACTTTTGGAAGGAACAGGCATCGAAATAAGGCTCTTAACAGGTTCTACAAAAAAATCGGAACGAAAAGATATTCACGAAGGATTAGAGTCTGGGAGATTGTCTATCTTGGTAGGAACTCACGCCATATTAGAAGATGCGGTTAAGTTTAAAAATTTGGGCTTGGGCATTATAGACGAGCAACATCGTTTTGGGGTGGCACAAAGAGCGAAACTTTGGTCTAAAAATAAAATTCCACCGCATATTTTAATTATGACGGCAACGCCCATTCCTAGAACTTTAGCGATGAGTTTTTATTCAGATTTAGATGTTTCGGTAATAGATGAGTTGCCGACGGGGAGAAAGCCTATCATTACGGCTCATAGGAGAGAAAAGGACAGACTTTCGGTTTACCAGTTTGCAAAGGAAGAAATCCAAAAAGGAAGGCAAATTTATTTTGTGTATCCACTAATAGAAGAGTCAGAAACTTTAGACTATAAAAACTTGATGGAAGGCTTTGAAATAGTGCTAGACTATTTTAAAGATTACGAAGTTACCATGCTACACGGCAAAATGAAACCTCACGAAAAAGATGAAGCAATGAATTATTTTGCTTCAGGTAAGGCTCAAATTATGGTAGCTACTACGGTTATAGAAGTGGGGGTAAATGTACCCAATGCTTCGGTAATGGTAATAGAAAGTGCCGAAAGGTTTGGACTTTCACAGTTGCACCAACTTAGAGGTAGAGTGGGACGAGGGGCAGAGCAGAGCTATTGTATTTTGATGTCCTCGGATAAACTATCCACGGAAGGGAGAAAACGAATTAAAACGATGTGCGAAACTAATGATGGATTTAAAATCTCGGAGGTAGATATGCAACTTAGAGGTCCTGGGGATATATTGGGAACTCAGCAAAGTGGTATTGTAGATTTTAAAAAGTTGGATTTAACTAAAGATGCTTCGGTGATTAAAGTAGCACAGAAAATAGTAACCCTATTGGTTCAAAGCGACCCTAATTTAACTCACCCAGCACACGCTCAATTAAGAAATTACTACATAAAGCAATATAAAGGTAAAAACAAATGGGGAAAAATCAGTTGA
- a CDS encoding OmpA family protein, translating to MKKYIFAVAAISFMVSCKKIQPGGNKNILKLEEGVERYTDDAQGNGHSAHAEGHHASGVKEEVTIDLEGVTLKGYKGGMEDTMLSFLKSGKYASSSDDVLKNVWYDFDHVNFKMGSTNQLESGAEQIDNLAKILKAYPDAKIKIGGYTDKTGSEETNVKISQARAEFIKAQLEKAGVGAQVVSAEGYGSKFAKVAADASDEERASDRKMSVRFTK from the coding sequence ATGAAAAAATATATTTTTGCAGTAGCTGCTATTTCGTTTATGGTATCTTGTAAGAAGATTCAGCCAGGAGGCAATAAGAATATTCTTAAACTAGAAGAAGGAGTAGAAAGATATACAGATGATGCACAAGGTAATGGGCATTCTGCTCACGCGGAAGGTCATCATGCTTCAGGAGTTAAAGAAGAAGTAACTATAGACTTGGAAGGTGTTACGCTAAAAGGATATAAAGGTGGAATGGAAGATACGATGTTATCTTTCCTTAAGTCGGGGAAGTATGCATCTTCTTCAGATGATGTTCTTAAGAATGTTTGGTATGATTTTGACCATGTTAACTTTAAAATGGGTTCTACCAATCAGTTAGAGTCTGGTGCAGAGCAAATAGATAACTTAGCAAAAATATTAAAGGCGTACCCAGACGCTAAAATTAAAATTGGAGGTTATACAGATAAAACAGGTAGCGAGGAAACTAATGTTAAAATATCTCAAGCTAGAGCAGAATTTATTAAGGCTCAGTTAGAAAAAGCAGGTGTGGGAGCTCAAGTAGTATCAGCAGAAGGGTACGGAAGTAAATTTGCTAAAGTAGCAGCAGATGCCTCTGATGAGGAAAGAGCTTCGGACAGAAAGATGTCTGTAAGATTCACAAAATAA